The DNA window ATAGTTGAGAGCTAAAGAAATCCCTGCTACAATTCTTTTAAAGAGGTACCCTGAGAGTCTTTATCTAATTGAACATGtattaaaataacaatattgcATGTTGGGCATTATATGGAGTGGGTGAGTTCTCAACGAGGCACTGgagaaaataaagcttttaaGGAAATGGATATGCAAGCAATTATTTTAGAGAGATAAATGCTCCTGCTATAAAAGATTGCTCGCCGGTTCGTGGCTCAGTTCACATTCATACTGCTGCCTACAGAGCCACAACAGTCTGAATAATGAACCTGAAGAAATTACTGAGCGACACacagtaaacaggcttggacAGAGTTGCCGGAATGATCCGCTGAAGTAACCACATGCCATTTCTTTAAACAGAGATGCTGAGGCTAAGCTAGCCGACAAGGCGCTGGGTTGTTTTCTCATCCGCCTGAGTGACAAAGCCATCGGCTACATCCTCTCTTACAGGTGGGTACATCACAGTTTGCCaaataatgttttaaacatatttttggtAATGGAAATTTGTGGAAACCTTGTACATACCAACACAAAAACATCCTGGAAAATGTCTGTATGAAAGTGCGTTTTTGGGATCTACAGAATGTACAACATAGGTGGATggctgtggtttgtgtgtggtaAAATGAAAGAATGTTGCTAAAACACCGCTAACCTTGCTgcaacatttcaaaaacattgtAACAGTGCTTTGGGCCAGTTGGCCAGCCAGTGGCCCTGCCCAGAAAAGCCATCAGAGATGGGCCAATGAGGAGCAGGAATTTGGCAGCTGCTGTGCAGCAACATAAATGCCCATTTGTTTCTCTGTAATTCACTGTAAATGACCATTGGTACAATATCAAGGACCTGATATACTGTATCTACTAAATTACTGGGAACATTGTGAGCTCTTCAAATACGTAAAtagatttcatttcaaattaatacatttcattcTAACATTTCATCCCCTCATCTGTTTCATTTCAGGGGACGCGATCGATGTCGCCACTTTGTCATAAACCAGAACAAAGCTGGGCATTTCATCATTTCGGGTGACATAGAGACTCACCAGAACCTGACCGACCTTATAGAGCACTACAGAGCGAGCCCCATCGAGCCCTTCGGGGAGTTTCTGACGTCATCCTATTCACAGGTGAGGAGGGCTACCTTCCAACTCACGCTGGGTAGCAGCAGCATTGACAGTCTTCCGGTCTTTATACGGGAGTAGCTAACGGTGCTGTACCCCTGCAGAGCTCCTCCAGTGAGATCTACGATGAGGTCCAGGGAAAGCGCAAAGAGAGGCTGGTGAGCGTGGAAGCTGTGAGAAGCCTCTGGCAGCAGCGGGCTGTCCACTCCGAGGAGCGGCCGCCCGCACTGCCACCTAAGAGGTACAACAGGAAGTCAACCTCACCGGCGTCCCTTGACCTGGACTCCCCCTCTCAGGTAGTGCTTTGCTCTGAGGCAGCCAAACAACTTTGCACCTTATTACAAACATctcacaatatacacacacacatccagtatatatgaaagtatttcatacgctctcagaaaaaatggcacgaaaaatgcagaaaattgtttattgtttgtaaaAGGTAACCAAAATGAACAGTTTCAgggcacatttgggaaattcCGAGTGTATGCAAATTAATATGCATAAATTTACAACAAAATTTCCCCCCATATTCATGTCAGCAGGCAGCACCTCCAGTTCCCCTGAGGACTCCATTTCAGTTGAATGCTCGGGGCGGCTCTCTGGACGAGACAGGCACCAGTCAGGGCCAAGTCCTGTACGCCCAGCTGCAGAAGCGGCGAGCCAATCAGAGGGCGCCCGCGCCGACCAAAGAGAATGCGGACCCAGACGGGCCCGGGCCCCTCCCCGGCCCTCTGGCCACCGCGCGGACCCCCGGGTCCAGCAGCAGAGCCTCCCCGGCCCCGGGCATCGTGTACTCTGAGCTGAGCCTGGAGAACTGCAGGAGCCGGTCCTTACCCCTGCTGGACTACGACTCGGGAGAATCCCGCTCCTTCAGGCTCAGCGCCCCGTCCTTCACCCCCCCACAGCTCTCCCCCGACGCCCGGAGCAAAGGCACGGGCCCCGCGTGCTCTCTCTGGGACCAGGAGCTCGGCTTCGGACCCTCCTCCGGCAGCAAGGACGGCTTGTGCGGCAACCCTCTTTACCAGCT is part of the Conger conger chromosome 15, fConCon1.1, whole genome shotgun sequence genome and encodes:
- the LOC133111966 gene encoding SH2 domain-containing protein 7-like isoform X1, producing the protein MSPCLYYTKLFFAPPQNTLTSEAAVIHEETSSYFNLDKMRLRSNRIRQCLTAGTWWHSWPCLRPLNSSLQSRYLAGESSMDQKRKRAPTFQTRLRFRRMDRARMEQKHPVVEPQVELAEGRLEDLALRWFTETQAPLILHQGNFPAWFQGFIRRKDAEAKLADKALGCFLIRLSDKAIGYILSYRGRDRCRHFVINQNKAGHFIISGDIETHQNLTDLIEHYRASPIEPFGEFLTSSYSQSSSSEIYDEVQGKRKERLVSVEAVRSLWQQRAVHSEERPPALPPKRYNRKSTSPASLDLDSPSQQAAPPVPLRTPFQLNARGGSLDETGTSQGQVLYAQLQKRRANQRAPAPTKENADPDGPGPLPGPLATARTPGSSSRASPAPGIVYSELSLENCRSRSLPLLDYDSGESRSFRLSAPSFTPPQLSPDARSKGTGPACSLWDQELGFGPSSGSKDGLCGNPLYQLAGMPWDTQAGRAQALPSTPAPCHEYAEVPFERLQDEDEYAEVPFQPLPCRSSPFSDNTYEMIPDEAFDSSPFQDNTYELIPEQGIKSDKWRRFFAEHKKK
- the LOC133111966 gene encoding SH2 domain-containing protein 7-like isoform X2 is translated as MSPCLYYTKLFFAPPQNTLTSEAAVIHEETSSYFNLDKMRLRSNRIRQCLTAGTWWHSWPCLRPLNSSLQSRYLAGESSMDQKRKRAPTFQTRLRFRRMDRARMEQKHPVVEPQVELAEGRLEDLALRWFTETQAPLILHQGNFPAWFQGFIRRKDAEAKLADKALGCFLIRLSDKAIGYILSYRGRDRCRHFVINQNKAGHFIISGDIETHQNLTDLIEHYRASPIEPFGEFLTSSYSQSSSSEIYDEVQGKRKERLVSVEAVRSLWQQRAVHSEERPPALPPKRYNRKSTSPASLDLDSPSQAAPPVPLRTPFQLNARGGSLDETGTSQGQVLYAQLQKRRANQRAPAPTKENADPDGPGPLPGPLATARTPGSSSRASPAPGIVYSELSLENCRSRSLPLLDYDSGESRSFRLSAPSFTPPQLSPDARSKGTGPACSLWDQELGFGPSSGSKDGLCGNPLYQLAGMPWDTQAGRAQALPSTPAPCHEYAEVPFERLQDEDEYAEVPFQPLPCRSSPFSDNTYEMIPDEAFDSSPFQDNTYELIPEQGIKSDKWRRFFAEHKKK